The Pochonia chlamydosporia 170 chromosome 3, whole genome shotgun sequence genome contains the following window.
ATGGGACAAGACCGTGAAAGCTACATGCATTGACTCGGATAAATTTTGGGTTGCATATGCTGTTATGAATGTCCTCACCGACgccatggtgctggcacTACCAATTCCCAGTATTCTGCAACTACAACTTTCATGGAAGAATAGAATCATGCTATGTTGCATGTTTCTACTTGGCAGCTTGTAAGTTCACCCCATCAGCACAAACTCTTACCAAACTTTTTTCCTAACCCACACCTAGCGTCACAGTCACTTCTATCCTCCGAACCACATCCGTCTCAAACTCACTCGAGAAAAAAGCAGACATAACATACAACTTCATAGACCGTGGCATCTGGACCCTGACCGAAACTAACCTCGGCATCATCAGCGCCTGTCTTCTTGTTCTGAAGCAACCGCTCGGAAAACTCTTCCCCCGACTCTTCGGATCAACCAAGAAGGCCTCATCATATTACCCAAACAACTCGCTGGGAAGAAACGCCGGGTATAATTTATCAGACCTGCACGGACCAAACTCAGAGTCAAGTGGAGTGTGGCGAAACCAAGGTCGGTTCAAGAACGAGACTACGATTTCGGGGCCAGGCGAAAGCAGGAAGGAGAGCGACGAAGATTATATTATAGAAGGTTATAAAGTGGGAAATAACAGCCATCAGGACATTTTGGCAGGTCACAGGGAAAATAGGTAAAGGGCGGGATTGGGTTTGTATATAGGTTTACTCGGCGTTGTGTAGCGTAATTGTCAAAATTTATTGTCCAATAACTCAATAACCTTTGGATTGCGGCATGTTTATTATTTTGTGTGACCGTAACCTGGACATTACGGTCCAAGGCGGGTTGAGTGGCAGGGCGATTGAATCTAGAGCACATGAGGGGATGGCTAGCACCGCACTTTTCAAGACGGAACTAACACTGCTCGAAAGAGAAAATTTCTTCATCTATGGTTCACTAAAGTTTATATAAAAAAAAGTACAATTTTTCTTCCGTAATCGCGTAGTCATAATTCTAATCCGTCTCATTTATCgcaccttgaccttgatgtAAGGGACCTCtgcatcctcctcatccatgtcctcagCCACCATTTCGAAAATAACTTCCTTCTGGTGTTCCGGGATGGGCTTCTTTGAGATATTCTCCACCAATTGGCTGAGCTTCCAACCAAGACGttccttcatcttcgctggGGCGTGGAAGCTGGCGTAGAGCAGACTGACACCGGAGCTTAGCATAACAATGGTGAGCCCTTGCGCTTTGAAGTGATCCAACAGCTCTTGAAGCGTCATATCATTAATCTCGAATCGATCCCAGATCTTGTCCAAAGTCACCTTGCCCTCTGGTCCTTTGTAGACAACCTTGGGACTGGCTATCGGCTCACTGAAACCAAAGAAAGGCAGCGCAAGGTTGATGAATCCGTTCTTGTACTGCTCGATatccttcttgtcgtcgaTAACCTTGTACAgctccaaaaccaccaatcCGGTAACAAGGGCAGTAGTTGTGGCAATGGCAGGGATGATCTTTCCGGCGATGAACTTCGTCTTGTGTCGGTCAGCTGACTCGATCTTGTAGTTCTCGGCGCGCAAGTTGCTGCAGGCCGTGATGAAGTCGATATGATGGTTGGAGTCATCATCCTTTTCAAACTCAACCGGCTGCAGCTGGAAGCCAGAGAGAGTACTGGGCGCAGGAATGCTAGAGATTATCGTCTgcagctcatcctcatcctcattACCACCGACGTTGGGGTCCTGACAAAAGTTAGCATGGCTGGCTCAGGTGAAAACATGACATTGGCCATATTTTGACTTACTGGCTCCTTGTCATCGGCCTGAATCTTGACATTGGCATCGGGAGTGAAGTCGGGGACGATCACGTTTTCCAGTTCACGCAGGTAGATGGCTCTATCGTTTCCGGGCgacttgatgttgaagttgaatgCATGTAGGTTGGCCGCAGCAACGACGAAGCCGAAATGCGTGGGGTTGTTGGGGTCAAACTTGAGTGCGTCGGGAGCACGCTTGGGTCCAGACCAGAAAGGTGTTCCGCTAGAGGTCTCGGAGTCCTTGGGGAAGTTGTACAACAGCTGCTGGATCTTGTTGGTGAACTCGGTCTCAAACTGCATTCTTGCCCATGCGATGCAGTCTTCAAAGGTACGCGGACGTTCGGTTGTGAGATAGTTGCGGATGGTCTCCAGCGTTTCCTTCTGGTTTCCGCCTTGCTTCAGGGTCGTCTCGAGGAAGTTGGGCTGCGTCAAGTACAGATTCACTGTCTGAGGCGCCTTGACAAAGCACTTCTCAAACATGTATTCCTTAGCCCACGCAATCGTGTGCTCGATTCTGTTGGGGAAGCTTCGGATGGTGCACATTGGGAATTCCTTCTCAGGTGGATCTTGAGACGAGGAGTAAGACTCCGTAAGGTGAGGTAAAACCACCTGGGTGTTTCCCTTGGTTCCCAGCGTACCGCTCTCAAGAAGGGGCTTGCGGAAAAATACACATCGTCGATCGACATAAGTTctggcttcaacattgtccaACGCGTTTGTAACGCCGTCCAGACCCTCCCAGAAAGACTCATTGAAGATGTTCTCTGTGTCGGGGCTCACCCGATCCTTGAAGGTCTGAATGTGGCCAACGAGGTCCGGGTTCATTCGCTGCACAGCCTTGGCGGCACAGTCGCTCTTCATGTTACCGACGTCATCGGCACGAAAGAGGAACTGTCGGTTCAGGTTGCTCTTTTCAATGGAATCCATATCAGTTACGAAAATTTTGCCCTTGGGTCCTGTGCCTAGACCCATCATAGCCCAGTTCTTCAGCATCTCGCAGCCGATGGCGCCAGCTCCAACCAGAAACTGCGTCAAGTTTGCAATCTTCTCTTGATATTCTGTGCCAAAAACAGCGATTTGGCCATCGTATCGCGTACCGAGGGGCTTGCAAAGCTCGGGGCTTCGCTTAGTCGAGGTGGGTAGCGATTCAAGTGAATCAAAGTACATCCACTGCTTAATGGGCTGGAACTTGCCAGAGACAGCTTTGAGAATCTCCTGCGCCGTAATTCCACCGAAAAATGCAGCCATTGGACTTAAATCGCCCTGCGCTTGATAACTAAGCTCcttcagcagcttctcgtcTAGATCCATAACCAATCCCTCTTCTTGGACGAAAAGCTTGGCGGCGCCTAGGACGACGGCggcgtcgtcatcatccatggGGTTTGGAAGACGGCCCTTGGAAAGTTGGAAGGCATGAAGCGCCTGGAAGCCAACGTGGAGCTGCGCGGGTCGATCGAACTTGGCAAAATCGGACATGACGAACTCGGGTTCTTTAAGAGATGCGGTGAAATCCTTGAAGCTGACAGGCTGCGGCATTTTAACTTGTTGGTACATGCCACCTCGCTGGTACTGGCCAAGACCGGTCACATCGCCGATGGAGAACGTATACGGTCCTTTCACGGTGATCTTTCGGGGCTCGCAGCCATTCAAGCCTTCCATACCTTCAATCTCGGAAAAGGTAACATAgtcgccatcttccagcCCATGTCGAGTTTCGTCCAATGCTGACACAAgaccctcctcatcaactccAGCGACGATTCCGCTCAACGGAGTCTCTCCGGTAGGGTCAATGACGGTAAATTTTTCGCCAAAGTCGCAGAAGATTGAGCCGAACAATCCGAAAGTATCGGCCGCTACGACGTAGATACCCTTGGAATGACAGTAATTGCCAATGGCCTTTTGGGACTGAAGAGGGGTATTGGTGAGAACCACCACCTGGTACTTGTCGAACTGAGAAAGATCACTATCGAGACTGTCGTCCAATATTAGCAAAATGTTGAGAACAAGGTCACAAAAAGAGTCTTGACGAACCCAGCTGACTCGTGAATCTTTACAGGAGTGTAAGCGTTTAGTTCAGCTACTCGTGG
Protein-coding sequences here:
- a CDS encoding ubiquitin-activating enzyme E1 (similar to Aspergillus terreus NIH2624 XP_001211629.1), translated to MAAPSILDTESDYGSDISPEDELLLIELASQSHQQVPASANLPPRTGSYNTSNVDLLPGRTDTVGENDALVTESIGVPETLQIVEPNYSESLVAVSDITNSESFDKIVTYPDLGRALADAEAIRNGEGQGKALSDENMESEDFEDDRSPLQRFRSYPKRPLTVTDLTAGAWCELQYWYTLTKLPGGRRTKTPAMKGGSKIHKKLEDEVHTTIQVDVLTKEDSFALRMWNFIQGMRTLRETGLTREVEVWGMVHGNFVNGVIDALSHENPNPEFEKELAEQTKFDPKQTSLMSFVTRNGKPADAAPSPRVYLVDVKTRGSLAPVTKALLRPAKIQLLLYHRFLSDIAAGRLDFFKLFRRYGLDADDTFSDGFIAQMGDLHDEIFQDSQSSETPAESFDSQPRTGVLKYQTLRELLPLMKEEINLTFSEGDKSMGSMLRVQYVHRDDGREIDVHDFPVSKHALDNYLTQYMQWWQGERKANGVEIEEAFKCRTCEFTAECTWRNAKAEGYRKEAHDRAQARRQTSEFSSTYASSSPKNLMSTAPQSNTFVTSDTASEITLVDPSAYNASAGTAQSARMNNTASRPDTNNRGNKASKSDYDKNKNWEARGTKLPEVDPATRMQVDESVVGHNEIDESLYSRQLYVLGHEAMKRMGASNVLIVGLKGLGVEIAKNIALAGVKSLTLYDPAPTQISDLSSQFFLTPEDVGVPRHDATAPRVAELNAYTPVKIHESAGLDSDLSQFDKYQVVVLTNTPLQSQKAIGNYCHSKGIYVVAADTFGLFGSIFCDFGEKFTVIDPTGETPLSGIVAGVDEEGLVSALDETRHGLEDGDYVTFSEIEGMEGLNGCEPRKITVKGPYTFSIGDVTGLGQYQRGGMYQQVKMPQPVSFKDFTASLKEPEFVMSDFAKFDRPAQLHVGFQALHAFQLSKGRLPNPMDDDDAAVVLGAAKLFVQEEGLVMDLDEKLLKELSYQAQGDLSPMAAFFGGITAQEILKAVSGKFQPIKQWMYFDSLESLPTSTKRSPELCKPLGTRYDGQIAVFGTEYQEKIANLTQFLVGAGAIGCEMLKNWAMMGLGTGPKGKIFVTDMDSIEKSNLNRQFLFRADDVGNMKSDCAAKAVQRMNPDLVGHIQTFKDRVSPDTENIFNESFWEGLDGVTNALDNVEARTYVDRRCVFFRKPLLESGTLGTKGNTQVVLPHLTESYSSSQDPPEKEFPMCTIRSFPNRIEHTIAWAKEYMFEKCFVKAPQTVNLYLTQPNFLETTLKQGGNQKETLETIRNYLTTERPRTFEDCIAWARMQFETEFTNKIQQLLYNFPKDSETSSGTPFWSGPKRAPDALKFDPNNPTHFGFVVAAANLHAFNFNIKSPGNDRAIYLRELENVIVPDFTPDANVKIQADDKEPDPNVGGNEDEDELQTIISSIPAPSTLSGFQLQPVEFEKDDDSNHHIDFITACSNLRAENYKIESADRHKTKFIAGKIIPAIATTTALVTGLVVLELYKVIDDKKDIEQYKNGFINLALPFFGFSEPIASPKVVYKGPEGKVTLDKIWDRFEINDMTLQELLDHFKAQGLTIVMLSSGVSLLYASFHAPAKMKERLGWKLSQLVENISKKPIPEHQKEVIFEMVAEDMDEEDAEVPYIKVKVR